In Zingiber officinale cultivar Zhangliang chromosome 3A, Zo_v1.1, whole genome shotgun sequence, the DNA window CGCATATGGGGCTTCGGCaagtcctctctctctctctctctctctctctctctctctagaccGCAGGAGTGATTGGCGAACACTACAGAGAGGTGTGGATCGACGAACACAGTTTTGTAATCTGAGAGCAGCAGTGATTCGTCGACGGTTACAGGTAATTAATAATCCTTCTTCTGTCATCTTCTTCGTCACCGATTCCTTAAAAACTGGAGTTTGAGCTTTTGATCGAAATCTGATTTTTACTCTTTTGGAGGCCCATATTTGAGTTAATTTTAGCTTTTTATTCTCTTTGATTGCTGACTCTTGCCCTGTTGATTATTATCGAAATCTGGTTTACATTGAAGACGATTCCCCAATATGTTGGATCGGTTCGAAATTGACATTATCGCTCCGTGCCCAATTCATGCTTTCGTTGTTTTTTTCTTCGTATATCAAGGAACTTTAGTTTGACAGTTATTTAACACATTCCTAAATGATTCTTATTTCTGTAGTTTTTTCCTTCCCGGATCAAATTGTTCTTAGCTATTACTTTATTTCCTATTCAGTTTTATTTAGAGTGTTGTCCTTTACACCTTTAATATTCAGCATTACTGTCACCCAGTTTGAATCGAACCAATATGTGGTATTCTAGCATAATCTACCGACTTTCATATGTATATACATTTTAAACATATTTTTGACAGATTTTCAATCATCAAAGAAGCATTGCATTTGTCAGATAAGCCTTCTTTCTCATTGTATTGTAAGTTGTTATAATTCGTTGCTCTTTTGTAGAATAATTTGATTTTGTGTACTTTTTTAGTGAGGGTTAGTTTGAATAATCaactaacactacaagaaaaaaggcaaacaacaacggttttaaaccgttgtcgtaggccattttgaactgttgttaaaggctgtgttgttaaaaggggtggccaacgacaacagtttttaaccgttgtctttgaagacaaagacaacatttttacaacggtgaaaaactgttgtcttttcctacaaagacaacagtttttcaccgttgtctttgagcgtatgcCTAGGCTTTTCAACAAtagttttgaactgtctacgacaactgctaaaaagcgttgtcttttttgccaatgacatcggtttgacaacggttaaaaaccgttgtctttttaggcaacgatgttaaataacatcagtttgtcactattgtcttttaacgccattgacaacagtttgacatatttaaactgatgtctttgggtacaatatacaacattttgacaataaataaaaaacttattaatcttttcctactcaatggtttataaaaagcatccagtgcaaatttcattgataaaaaacctacataatcaatatttacaatgcaaatttcattaaagtatcaaacatcatcatccaaacatcattaaagtaccaaacatcaacattcaaacatcacaaaagtttacacagccaaaagtttatatatatcacacatatagtccaaaatatcatgttttgttggagcacgtcttctctacctgtgcatcttctaaacagcctgtgcatcttctaaactgcagccttttctagtttctcctccctcctagcttctcttttcttctcctttcacagaaacgggtcattatcttttccctgaggtaaatagcatatgattgcaagttaattcatttcccaggagtaaatAGCATAAAAAATGGATCTCTTGAAAATTTCACACTTGACCTTATTACAGTTTTACAAAAACTCAGAGTAGTATGTCTTAAAAGACCAGCTATATGGCTTTACAAGTAACTCTTAAGTATGGTAAACCAAACCTATCAACtttacatataccaaaaaaaattctatccaatTTGAAGTCTAGCGAAACTCCATCTACTATGGGTTCAACTGCTTTGTTAGCGAGATAATCCGCCAGCAATTTCTTTAGTAAATCagcataattatttaaattaatctaaaaatcgAAGACTTGCAGATCTACATATAGCATTTGCTTAATTAATAGCAAATTCAGGAAAATCTACTTGCAGAAATGGCTTAGAGCAACAACCAGATTCTGGTTCTATCATCGAGCATCAAAAAAGCATTATAGAATCTAGCTAAATTAGACATGAAAAATCAAGTTCCAACTTATTTCCGGAGCAGACAAAATCACAAATACAAACAAGGGTTGAAGCAACAAAGCAGCACACAGAGAATTAAGCAAACAAGCTTTACTAATTTAAATTCACAGAGCAAGCAAATTGATCAACCCACAATTATCATAAGGATCTACTCTCTTGATACTCAAATAGAATCAGTAAACGGCCTAACTTCTAGCAGGAATCAAAATTCCTAACTATATTAGCATTTTCCCCAATTCATATTCGAATAAAATTCTCCGACAATCATGCAAAAGCATAGAGatggtttatttagtttttacaCGGAATAGAGAGTAGAAAAGAGCAATCCAAACTTCCAACAACATCATAGAGGATACCGCTAATTAGATCATGGAAATCACACAGATAGAACTAGTAAAGAACATAAAAGCCCAAGATTTAACAATGAGACTGAGGGATTTAACAAAGGACCTGCATCTAACCATGTATCAAACCAGAAATTAATATGATCGTCACCTAAACGCCATCTAATCTGCTCTTCTGCTACGTTTCTCATCTATAACGTCCTTTTCCAACAATGTGAAGCTTTGTTTTTGAGTAAAACCACCACAGGAGAGACTGACCCATACTACATGCTAGACAGAAATTTCGACAAGTGTGTTCTCTACTCCCAATCCTCCTTCTAGCTTAGGTTTACAAATATCTTTCCAAGAGATCCAGTGAATCTTCCTATTGGAACTGATAGAACCCCAAAAAAAATTGACCATAATCATCTCAATTTGATGTAAAATACCCCCTTCGTCACTATTAATAATGGAGTCATCTAAAAAATGAAGATGCTGCAGTAACAAGATTATTACCCTTCTAAACAAAGACATCtacattataaaattgagaaCCCCAGAAAGTTTGTTATGTAAACCAAAATACAGTATACATATTTGACAAAGGATTAAGGTTAATCaatttttatatttgacaaaggATTAAGTTATCGGTTTGTATTTGATGTTGGCGCATCAAGTATGCAGTTTAGTCATGCCGattggatttggtaaatggactcagagacagatatctccaaatcaagtgcaatcaagtataactgaatattattattgtcaaatgcaataagatgaactcatgtatatacctattcataaatatgatcttgtatgcattctGCTATCTCAGAGCGcatttcatcaatttcttcttgagagtactccgcttttgtgaactgtgaacacacataaattatatgatcttaaaaaacaaaatataattaattggaaaaaaataataactaaataacaATTCGTGAAGTGATACCAAAGATCATTTTGAGAAATTCGTCCTAGTTGATCTACTAAGATTACCCCAAAGAAGTCATCTGATATGATTCCCATGCTATGAGCATAAGGTATTTTAGAATTGGTATCGACTTTTCCACCCGTGGATGGATTGCCAATCAAGTAACCCTGAAAGCCAAGGCTTTTTCTTTCATATAAACTATGACATAATTTAAAGATCAAAATTAGATTCTTTCCCTTTATTGCCAGTGGCCCATCAATTCAAGCAATTTACCTGGAGGTTAAGTAATGGTTCTTTCCCTTCATCAATACCTGAATTACAGTAAATGAAAATGGCATGTAAATTAACACCCTCATCAATAGTTTACATTAAAAGTAGAGTTACCATCCAATATTCTTTTGGCCACCATAGGTACAATTTTTCCAGCATATGAATCCCCAGCAATGTAGAGGGGATTGGAGATGAACTGTGGGTGCTCAACAAGCCACTGCAAAAGTGAAAGATTACATATTTAAGGCACTTACAGTAATTACATCAGGAATATATATGATCTTTCCCACCTGTAAAAGAAACTTAGAAGCCTGTTCGGACCAAATAGTATCGTTGGCATCATACCCTTCATATTTTCTTGAGTATGAGAATCCAGAACCCAACGGGGAATCTACAAAGATAATGTTGGCTACCTGCACGAATGTTTTCACGCAGACAGGACAAAAGCATGTATCATATTGCTTCCTCAATTactgatcaagaagaagaagttacctTGGTCCAGGAATAAGGATGGTAGACCAAGCTTCCCTTATATGGTCCAGGAAACTTAAAGATATGGTCCAGGACTATTACATCTCATCATCTCAAGCAAACTTAGCATAGTCAGATATGAACCAGACTGAGTTAGGAGAACATCTTTCAAACTTGTATGACAGCAAGCTAACCAAGGAAACTTCAAAAAGACCGATATGCATCTTGCAATCTTCTACAATTTCCGCCCTACAAAGGTGGACTAAGACATGAGTCACAATCTTTATTAGTCTACATGATGAAATCTAATTGCTTGTAACTTCACCCAGATAGTATTTGTAACCAAGTCCAACTGGATATAACTTGCAAATTCAAATTCTCAGTCCTCATCCAGTTCTAAGCGCATTTCTTCATCAAGATGAATAACTAAGTTGTAGGTTTGCATACTCACTTTGCCTTTTGAGATCACTTGCCTACTAGAAAAGTCTGCTATGCAATGTGCACAGGTCAAGATCGTCCCATCAGGATCAATGATAGTGCCAGACCCTATACCCATTATGGCATAGGACCATATACATCTGAAAAGAAGTATTGGAAAAAGCTCATCGTTCAAACGAATACACCTAAAAAAAATCCACATATTGAGGAAATCTGAAGACACAATAAAGTCCTTTCACCTTCAGTAAGACATATATTCACCACGGCAGGACCAGTTGCCGCGGCCGCTTTGACAATAGAGTTCCTTTTGAGGCATCCACTGCAGCATGCCACGTCCTTACTTGAATCCGGAGGTGGAAGAGGGCACACGGTTGGAAAATGCCGTCCAAAAAACTCTACGAATCAGATTAAAAGATTATGCAACTCCAAATCGATGAAAGAAAACTTTAAGGACGATAGGTTAGGTTTAAACCTGGAGAAAAGACTGAGAATGGAAGCGTGAAATCTTGTGAGAAAATCGACGAAGTCGAAGACAGAAATTGCCGAAACGGATCGCATATCGAAATGGCGACATCTTTTACGAAGGGGAGCACATGCGtgagaaagaagagaaaatatTGAGAAAGGAGGTGAAGGGAAAAGGAAGAAAGGAGGGTTACTTGTGGGGAGGGAGGGGCCGTCGGAGGAACCGAGAGTGAAGGCGGTGAGAGCAAGGAAGCCAGTGGCGACGCCACGACGGGGATGCTGCAACAAGAGACGTCGAAACATGATTCACCGCCGCCGATCGTAGACCAAGCTTCCCTTGGTCATGTAGGGAAGGGGGCCTT includes these proteins:
- the LOC122050573 gene encoding serine carboxypeptidase-like 19; translated protein: MMRSNIIFVDSPLGSGFSYSRKYEGYDANDTIWSEQASKFLLQWLVEHPQFISNPLYIAGDSYAGKIVPMVAKRILDGIDEGKEPLLNLQVNCLN